In Holophagales bacterium, one DNA window encodes the following:
- a CDS encoding suppressor of fused domain protein produces MTTASDRVRTYLERILGPVVSVTTGRDLVGSQTAPCSIATFADQPVEGAFTLVTLGLSDSPLIGPEGELVRQELLLCGWNADLDDRLYGLLFSVATGIRDEGETANPGAVLELDGPLSELGDLRHVFLYPPTYHRDEVATIPAPGDGDSHGEIEVLWLLPVNAAEVDLIEERGPEAFETHLLEADPDLLDLRRD; encoded by the coding sequence GTGACGACCGCGAGCGACCGCGTCAGGACCTATCTCGAGCGGATTCTCGGGCCGGTGGTGAGCGTCACCACCGGCCGGGATCTCGTGGGCAGTCAAACGGCACCCTGCTCGATCGCCACCTTCGCCGACCAACCGGTCGAGGGGGCCTTCACCCTAGTCACGTTGGGACTTTCGGACTCGCCGCTGATCGGCCCGGAGGGCGAGCTGGTGCGCCAGGAGCTCCTGCTCTGCGGTTGGAATGCCGACCTCGACGACCGCCTCTACGGCCTGCTCTTCAGTGTCGCCACGGGGATCCGCGACGAGGGCGAGACCGCCAATCCAGGGGCCGTCCTCGAGCTCGATGGGCCGCTCTCCGAGCTGGGTGACCTGCGGCACGTCTTCCTCTACCCTCCGACCTACCACCGTGACGAGGTGGCGACGATCCCGGCGCCCGGCGATGGCGACTCGCACGGGGAGATCGAGGTCCTCTGGCTCCTGCCTGTCAACGCGGCGGAAGTGGACTTGATCGAGGAGCGGGGTCCGGAGGCCTTCGAGACACATCTGCTGGAAGCCGACCCGGATCTGCTGGACCTCCGGCGCGACTGA
- a CDS encoding M20/M25/M40 family metallo-hydrolase, with translation MLTDAEVLALHRALVTIPSVSGSEKTIVDFLEEWLASRGVVAERIGESLFATCGAPLGTAPLLLFDTHLDTVPPGSGWTRPPFSPTVDEGRVYGLGSNDAKASVAAMIAALLALCREPLAVTLGLALVEGEETRGKGTENVLAALAARELPIAAAVVGEPTSLDVAVAQKGLLILELVARGTACHAAHADALGAVNPILKLARDLARLPQTDLGPPHPQLGSTTLQPTVLRAGEARNSVPGEATAILDLRTAPGLARGELAARLGAMLESEVVVRSERLLPKATAEDAAIVRAALAARPEARLYGSPTLSDWALLGDIPAIKCGPGASARSHTADEHVGEEEILAGARFFADLVRAFAPIATS, from the coding sequence GTGCTGACCGACGCCGAAGTCCTCGCGCTGCATCGCGCCCTGGTGACGATCCCCTCGGTCTCGGGCTCCGAGAAGACGATCGTCGACTTCCTCGAGGAGTGGCTGGCGTCGCGCGGCGTCGTCGCCGAGCGGATCGGCGAGAGCCTCTTTGCCACCTGCGGTGCCCCGCTCGGCACGGCACCGCTCCTGCTCTTCGACACGCACCTCGACACCGTGCCGCCGGGCTCCGGCTGGACGCGCCCGCCGTTTTCCCCGACGGTCGACGAGGGGCGCGTCTATGGGCTCGGGAGCAACGACGCGAAGGCGTCGGTCGCCGCGATGATCGCCGCGCTTCTCGCGCTCTGCCGCGAGCCGCTGGCGGTCACGCTCGGGCTCGCCCTGGTCGAAGGCGAGGAGACTCGCGGCAAGGGGACGGAGAACGTGCTCGCCGCGCTCGCCGCGCGCGAGCTGCCGATCGCCGCCGCGGTGGTCGGCGAGCCGACCTCGCTCGACGTCGCGGTGGCGCAGAAGGGGCTGCTGATCCTCGAGCTCGTCGCCCGCGGCACCGCCTGCCACGCGGCGCACGCCGACGCGCTCGGCGCCGTCAACCCGATCCTCAAGCTCGCCCGCGATCTCGCACGACTGCCGCAGACCGACCTCGGACCGCCGCATCCGCAGCTCGGCTCGACGACGCTGCAGCCCACCGTTCTGCGCGCCGGCGAAGCGCGCAACAGCGTGCCCGGCGAAGCGACCGCCATCCTCGACCTGCGCACCGCCCCGGGGCTCGCACGCGGCGAGCTCGCGGCACGGCTCGGCGCGATGCTCGAGAGCGAGGTCGTCGTGCGCTCCGAGCGCCTGCTGCCGAAGGCCACCGCCGAGGACGCGGCGATCGTGCGGGCCGCCCTCGCCGCCCGGCCGGAGGCGCGGCTCTACGGCTCGCCGACCCTCTCGGACTGGGCGCTGCTCGGCGACATCCCGGCGATCAAGTGCGGGCCCGGCGCGAGCGCCCGCTCGCACACCGCCGACGAGCACGTGGGCGAGGAAGAGATCCTCGCCGGGGCCCGTTTCTTCGCCGATCTGGTTCGCGCCTTCGCACCGATCGCCACAAGCTGA
- the argB gene encoding acetylglutamate kinase, whose product MKDVGQRGVEVAALKHAVPYLEMFRGKVFVVKIGGAAMGDARAMASLAEQLGVLHHLGVKVVVVHGGGPQTTALSEALGLEVTLVAGRRVTDERTLEIATMVLNGTANTALLSACRASGLPVVGLSGVDAGLVKARRRPPVDVDGHDQPVDYGHVGDIVSVDASLLRHLLDGGFLPIVSPISADERGALLNVNADSVAAAIARALPAEKLVLLQEAPGLLSNPEDPDSLVSYVDLAGLARLRAGGSLTKGMLPKAAAIESAISGGVKRAHLISFKLRDALLLELFTNEGCGTMVVAELASLLPEEQSE is encoded by the coding sequence ATGAAGGACGTGGGTCAGCGCGGAGTCGAAGTGGCGGCGCTCAAGCACGCCGTGCCTTACCTCGAGATGTTCCGGGGCAAGGTGTTCGTGGTCAAGATCGGCGGCGCGGCGATGGGTGACGCGCGCGCCATGGCCAGCCTGGCCGAGCAGCTCGGGGTGCTCCACCACCTCGGCGTGAAGGTCGTCGTGGTGCACGGCGGCGGGCCGCAGACGACGGCGCTCTCCGAGGCGTTGGGGCTCGAGGTAACGCTCGTCGCCGGACGCCGGGTCACCGACGAGCGGACGCTCGAGATCGCCACGATGGTGCTCAACGGCACGGCGAACACGGCGCTGCTCTCGGCCTGCCGCGCCTCGGGGCTTCCGGTGGTCGGCCTCTCGGGGGTCGACGCCGGCCTGGTCAAGGCGCGGCGCCGTCCGCCGGTGGACGTCGACGGCCACGACCAGCCGGTCGACTACGGGCACGTCGGCGACATCGTCTCGGTCGACGCCTCGCTGCTCCGCCATCTGCTCGACGGCGGCTTCCTGCCGATCGTCAGTCCGATCTCCGCCGACGAGCGCGGCGCACTGCTCAACGTCAACGCCGACAGTGTCGCCGCGGCGATCGCCCGCGCCCTGCCGGCCGAGAAGCTCGTGCTGCTGCAGGAGGCACCCGGGCTGCTGTCCAATCCCGAGGACCCGGATTCGCTCGTCTCCTACGTCGACCTCGCCGGGCTCGCCCGCCTGCGCGCCGGCGGCAGCCTCACCAAGGGGATGCTCCCCAAGGCGGCGGCGATCGAGAGCGCCATCTCGGGCGGCGTCAAGCGCGCCCACCTGATCTCCTTCAAGCTGCGCGACGCGCTGCTGCTCGAGCTCTTCACCAACGAGGGGTGCGGCACGATGGTCGTCGCCGAGCTGGCGAGCCTGCTGCCGGAGGAACAGAGCGAGTAG
- a CDS encoding N-acetylornithine carbamoyltransferase, whose protein sequence is MKSFLDLADLSLAEIDDLVALATRLERQGAPGALAGKVLALLFFNPSLRTLASFQSGMARLGGSSFVISPGQGSWQLETREGVVMDGVAAEHVREAIPVLASYADAIGIRSFAGGKDLVADVEEHEFRRMAALSPVPVINLESAANHPCQALGDWKTLDDLAVPRRGGRFVLSWANHPKALPLAVPAAAVHMAAARGMEVVVLRPEAYALPAPILAKARAAAALSGGSVVETDDRQAAMAGAHVLYAKSWSSPAVYGHEAEERRLRAGLADWCVDEPWFAPAAPECRFMHCLPVRRNVVVSDRVLDGPRSVVVHEAKNRMWAQMAVLVRLLAAQQH, encoded by the coding sequence ATGAAGAGCTTCCTCGACCTCGCCGACCTCTCGCTTGCCGAGATCGACGACCTCGTCGCCCTCGCCACGCGTCTCGAGCGGCAGGGCGCACCGGGAGCGCTCGCCGGCAAGGTGCTGGCGCTCCTCTTCTTCAACCCGTCGCTGCGCACCCTCGCCTCGTTCCAGTCGGGGATGGCGCGGCTCGGCGGCAGCTCGTTCGTCATCTCGCCCGGCCAGGGGAGCTGGCAGCTCGAGACGCGCGAGGGCGTGGTGATGGACGGCGTCGCCGCCGAGCACGTGCGCGAGGCGATCCCGGTGCTCGCCAGCTACGCCGACGCCATCGGCATCCGCTCCTTTGCCGGCGGCAAGGACCTCGTCGCCGACGTCGAGGAGCACGAGTTCCGCCGCATGGCCGCGCTCTCGCCGGTCCCGGTGATCAACCTCGAGTCGGCGGCCAACCACCCGTGCCAGGCGCTCGGCGACTGGAAGACGCTCGACGACCTCGCGGTGCCACGCCGCGGCGGGCGCTTCGTCCTCTCCTGGGCCAACCATCCGAAGGCGTTGCCGCTCGCCGTGCCCGCCGCGGCGGTGCACATGGCGGCGGCGCGCGGCATGGAGGTGGTCGTGCTGCGACCGGAGGCGTACGCGCTCCCCGCCCCGATCCTGGCGAAGGCCCGCGCCGCCGCCGCGCTCTCCGGCGGTTCGGTCGTCGAGACCGACGACCGCCAGGCGGCGATGGCGGGGGCGCACGTGCTCTACGCCAAGTCGTGGTCGTCGCCGGCCGTCTACGGCCACGAGGCCGAAGAGAGGCGGCTGCGCGCCGGACTCGCCGACTGGTGCGTCGACGAGCCGTGGTTCGCTCCCGCCGCTCCGGAGTGCCGCTTCATGCACTGCCTGCCGGTGCGGCGCAACGTGGTGGTATCCGACCGTGTCCTCGACGGCCCGCGCAGCGTGGTCGTGCACGAGGCGAAGAACCGCATGTGGGCGCAGATGGCGGTACTCGTCCGCCTGCTCGCCGCGCAGCAGCACTAG
- a CDS encoding aspartate aminotransferase family protein: MTRSNSESPHLVPVYAQLGVEPVAGEGCRLRTADGRWLVDFYGGHAVALLGYGHPRLLAALTEAAGSLFFQSNAVPNAARRRAAERLAAFAPAGLDQVFFVNSGAEANENALRLALRTTRRTRIIAVEGAFHGRTAAAAAVTAGSAKWYGFPSTPFAVTFVPRDDEAALAAVLDDDVAAVIVEPVQGVAGAVALSRDWLHAARRLTAERGALLILDEVQCGMGRTGAPFAAQLHGVTPDLLTTAKGLAGGFPVGALLMGDALAATLRLGDLGTTFGGAPMACALVETVIDVIERDDLLANVRQQSAAILASCRVGPVVDIQGHGFLLGLRTTRPAQEILTELLARGILAGGSGDPHVVRLLPPLVLGREHVDQLAQALSEISA, from the coding sequence ATGACCCGATCGAACTCTGAGAGCCCGCACCTCGTCCCTGTCTACGCCCAGCTCGGCGTCGAGCCCGTCGCCGGCGAGGGTTGCCGCCTGCGCACCGCCGACGGGCGGTGGCTCGTCGACTTCTACGGCGGTCACGCCGTGGCGCTCCTCGGCTACGGCCATCCGCGCCTGCTCGCCGCGCTCACCGAGGCGGCCGGCTCGCTCTTCTTCCAGAGCAACGCGGTGCCGAACGCCGCCCGCCGGCGCGCCGCCGAGCGACTCGCCGCCTTCGCCCCGGCGGGGCTCGACCAGGTCTTCTTCGTCAACTCCGGCGCCGAGGCCAACGAGAACGCCCTGCGGCTCGCCCTGCGCACGACCCGACGCACCCGGATCATCGCCGTCGAGGGGGCGTTCCACGGCCGCACCGCCGCCGCCGCCGCCGTGACTGCGGGCAGCGCCAAGTGGTACGGCTTCCCCTCGACTCCGTTCGCCGTGACCTTCGTGCCGCGCGACGACGAAGCTGCCCTCGCCGCCGTGCTCGATGACGACGTCGCCGCGGTGATCGTCGAGCCGGTGCAGGGTGTCGCCGGCGCCGTGGCGCTGTCGCGCGACTGGCTGCACGCGGCGCGGCGACTCACCGCCGAGCGCGGCGCGCTGCTCATCCTCGACGAGGTGCAGTGCGGCATGGGTCGCACCGGCGCGCCGTTCGCCGCCCAGCTGCACGGCGTCACGCCCGATCTGCTGACGACCGCCAAGGGCCTCGCCGGCGGCTTCCCGGTCGGCGCCCTGCTGATGGGCGACGCGCTTGCCGCGACGCTGCGGCTCGGCGACCTCGGCACCACCTTCGGCGGTGCGCCGATGGCCTGCGCCCTCGTCGAGACGGTGATCGACGTCATCGAACGCGACGATCTGCTCGCCAACGTGCGGCAGCAGTCGGCGGCGATCCTCGCCTCCTGTCGCGTCGGACCGGTGGTCGACATCCAGGGGCACGGCTTCCTGCTCGGCCTGCGCACCACGCGCCCGGCGCAGGAGATCCTCACCGAGCTGCTCGCCCGTGGCATCCTCGCCGGTGGCAGCGGCGACCCGCACGTCGTCCGCCTGCTGCCCCCGCTCGTGCTCGGGCGCGAGCACGTCGACCAGTTGGCCCAGGCCCTTTCGGAGATCTCCGCATGA
- the argC gene encoding N-acetyl-gamma-glutamyl-phosphate reductase: MSESTGIPAVVLGGSGYVAGELMRLLAGHPRFAVVAIASEGHAGERVEAQFPHLRGAFPGLAFVAPAEVGGHLEGLPHAAVFAALPHGHAAAGVDRLLGQAEACGCTARVVDISADFRYPDAAAYEAVYRHPHGAPARMAEFVSALPEHHRGATPRHVGHPGCFTTAVTLATVPLLALGLVEPEISVTAITGSTGAGRTPTATTHHPERRSTLFAYGALAHRHEPEMRALALAATGIEPDLAFVPHAGPFARGIHATLHARLTSERTAQAVREAVAGFYSQAPFVCVESEPPKLQSVVGTNRAVLAFAVRGRRLVAFSVLDNLTKGAAGGAVQWMNRLFDLPETAGLEAAGLGWI; the protein is encoded by the coding sequence ATGAGCGAGAGCACGGGAATCCCCGCCGTCGTCCTCGGCGGCAGCGGTTACGTCGCCGGCGAGCTCATGCGCCTGCTCGCCGGCCATCCGCGCTTCGCCGTCGTCGCCATCGCCTCCGAGGGGCACGCCGGAGAGCGCGTCGAGGCGCAGTTCCCACATCTGCGCGGCGCCTTCCCGGGGCTCGCCTTCGTCGCCCCCGCAGAGGTCGGTGGACACCTCGAGGGTCTGCCGCACGCCGCCGTCTTCGCGGCGCTCCCGCACGGCCACGCCGCCGCCGGCGTCGATCGTCTTCTCGGCCAGGCCGAGGCTTGCGGCTGCACGGCGCGCGTGGTCGACATCTCGGCCGACTTCCGCTACCCCGACGCGGCTGCCTACGAAGCGGTCTATCGCCATCCGCACGGCGCGCCGGCGCGGATGGCCGAGTTCGTCTCGGCGCTTCCCGAGCACCACCGTGGAGCGACGCCGCGCCACGTTGGACACCCCGGCTGCTTCACCACCGCGGTGACGCTCGCCACCGTGCCGCTGCTCGCCCTCGGTCTCGTCGAGCCGGAGATCTCGGTCACGGCGATCACCGGCTCGACCGGAGCCGGCCGCACGCCGACGGCGACGACGCACCACCCCGAGCGGCGCAGCACGCTCTTCGCCTACGGCGCGCTCGCCCATCGCCACGAGCCGGAGATGCGCGCCCTGGCGCTCGCCGCGACCGGCATCGAGCCCGATCTCGCCTTCGTGCCGCACGCCGGGCCGTTCGCACGCGGCATCCACGCGACGCTGCACGCGCGGCTGACGAGCGAGAGGACCGCGCAGGCGGTGCGCGAAGCGGTCGCCGGTTTCTACTCCCAGGCCCCGTTCGTCTGCGTCGAGAGCGAGCCGCCGAAGCTCCAGTCGGTCGTCGGCACGAATCGCGCCGTGCTCGCGTTTGCCGTGCGCGGTCGGCGCCTCGTGGCCTTCTCCGTCCTCGACAATCTGACGAAGGGCGCCGCCGGCGGCGCCGTGCAATGGATGAACCGTCTCTTCGACCTGCCGGAGACGGCCGGGCTCGAGGCCGCCGGCCTCGGATGGATCTGA
- the argG gene encoding argininosuccinate synthase: MPESPSNPVVPIVLAFSGGLDTSFCVPYLGERLGRPIVTVTVDTGGLDAAAADDLAARSRALGAVGHHLVDARRTLFDEVLRYLLFGNIRRGGLYPLCVGAERVLQAKEVARVARELGSTAVAHGSTGAGNDQVRFEVALRAFAPELEVLAPIRDQPVSRAEEVAFLEARGLPVPSFGAAYSINRGLWGVTIGGKETLTSTSPLPESAWVLTRGAFDAPRAAERHSLAFVEGIPTAFDGEALDPVALIERVEAVAAAFGLGRGIHLGDTILGIKGRVAFEAPAAEVLLTAHRELEKLVLTGRQQRVKELAAPLYGELVHEGQLLEPSGRDLEALLASSQRRVTGEVHLLFRPGTLFVEGVSSPHSLMAATRGKYGESTGEWSAADAAGFCRVASLPGMLHARAAGHSSPNGNDQGGAA, from the coding sequence ATGCCTGAGAGCCCCAGCAACCCGGTCGTGCCGATCGTCCTCGCCTTTTCCGGCGGGCTCGACACCTCCTTCTGCGTCCCCTATCTCGGCGAGCGGCTCGGCCGGCCGATCGTCACCGTCACCGTCGACACCGGCGGCCTCGACGCGGCGGCAGCCGACGACCTCGCGGCGCGCTCGCGTGCCCTCGGCGCGGTCGGCCATCATCTCGTCGACGCCCGCCGCACCCTCTTCGACGAGGTGCTGCGCTACCTCCTCTTCGGCAACATCCGCCGCGGCGGGCTCTACCCGCTCTGCGTCGGCGCCGAGCGGGTGCTGCAGGCCAAGGAGGTGGCGCGCGTCGCCCGCGAGCTCGGCTCGACCGCCGTCGCTCACGGCTCGACCGGCGCCGGCAACGACCAGGTCCGCTTCGAGGTGGCGCTGCGCGCCTTCGCCCCGGAGCTCGAGGTGCTGGCGCCGATCCGCGACCAGCCGGTGTCGCGCGCCGAGGAGGTCGCCTTCCTCGAGGCACGCGGCCTGCCGGTGCCCTCCTTCGGCGCCGCCTACTCGATCAACCGCGGCCTCTGGGGCGTGACGATCGGCGGCAAGGAGACGCTCACCTCGACCTCGCCGCTGCCCGAGTCCGCCTGGGTGCTGACCCGCGGCGCCTTCGACGCGCCGCGCGCCGCCGAACGGCACTCGCTCGCCTTCGTCGAAGGCATCCCCACCGCGTTCGACGGCGAGGCGCTCGACCCGGTGGCGCTCATCGAACGGGTCGAGGCGGTGGCCGCCGCGTTCGGTCTCGGCCGCGGCATCCACCTCGGCGACACGATCCTCGGCATCAAGGGGCGCGTGGCGTTCGAAGCGCCGGCCGCCGAGGTGCTGCTGACCGCCCACCGCGAGCTCGAGAAGCTGGTGCTCACCGGCCGGCAGCAGCGGGTCAAGGAGCTCGCCGCACCGCTCTACGGCGAGCTGGTGCACGAGGGTCAGCTCCTCGAGCCCTCGGGCCGCGACCTCGAGGCGCTGCTCGCCTCGTCGCAGCGGCGGGTCACCGGCGAGGTCCACCTGCTCTTCCGCCCCGGCACGCTGTTCGTCGAGGGCGTCTCCTCGCCCCATTCGCTGATGGCCGCCACCCGCGGCAAGTACGGCGAGTCGACCGGCGAGTGGTCGGCCGCCGACGCCGCCGGCTTCTGCCGCGTGGCCTCGCTGCCCGGCATGCTGCACGCCCGCGCCGCGGGCCATTCCAGCCCGAACGGCAACGACCAGGGAGGTGCCGCGTGA
- a CDS encoding arginine repressor gives MPVESESRAERRRVILTLLRRNRVHRQDEIVERLRTRGLEATQSSVSRDLRDLGIVKVDGRYVAPASTAAHADELAEAAPFLRAVKPAGPHVTVVLTLQGAAQTVGLALDRAAWPEIVGTLAGDDTVFVATAGAHDQTRVLHRIQALIAGAHHA, from the coding sequence ATGCCGGTAGAGAGCGAGTCGCGGGCCGAGCGGCGGCGGGTGATCCTCACCCTGCTGCGCCGCAACCGCGTGCACCGCCAGGACGAGATCGTCGAGCGCCTGCGCACGCGGGGGCTCGAGGCGACGCAGTCGTCGGTGTCGCGCGACCTGCGCGACCTCGGCATCGTCAAGGTCGACGGGCGCTACGTGGCGCCGGCCTCCACCGCCGCGCACGCCGACGAGCTCGCCGAGGCGGCGCCGTTCCTGCGCGCCGTCAAGCCCGCCGGCCCGCACGTCACCGTCGTGCTGACGCTCCAGGGCGCGGCGCAGACGGTCGGCCTGGCGCTCGACCGCGCCGCCTGGCCGGAGATCGTCGGCACGCTCGCCGGCGACGACACGGTCTTCGTCGCCACCGCCGGCGCGCACGACCAGACGCGCGTCCTCCACCGCATTCAAGCGTTGATCGCCGGAGCGCACCATGCCTGA
- a CDS encoding nitroreductase family protein gives MSTIAAASADPWSVREEDLAAAETTRDKMAVLVRYALLAPSTKNTQPWRFRVGDDAVFLHADRSRRQPVADGDLRELYLSLGCALENLLIAAERFGYVHVVEYFPDPFDADLVASVVFTRGGGVDPAREGLFAAIPTRATCQRAFRAGEVDDTALAALEAATHEPGVAVHLTSDAGIRERAEALCLEADARLFSDPAFRQELARWIGEGVFGTSWFVSKLGELAVPLFNLTSSEQKKDRARLASAPVLGLISAEANDRLSQVRAGQAFERLWLRATALGLALQPMSQIVQLADLKAQVSQLLPDPARYPMQPFRLGFGDTDAKRTPRRPLAEVLLG, from the coding sequence ATGTCCACCATAGCCGCTGCCAGCGCCGACCCGTGGAGCGTGCGCGAGGAGGATCTCGCCGCCGCCGAGACGACCCGCGACAAGATGGCGGTGCTCGTCCGCTACGCGCTGCTCGCCCCCTCGACGAAGAACACCCAGCCGTGGAGGTTCCGCGTCGGCGACGACGCCGTCTTCCTCCACGCCGACCGCTCGCGCCGCCAGCCGGTGGCCGACGGCGACCTGCGCGAGCTCTACCTCTCGCTCGGGTGCGCGCTGGAGAACCTGCTGATCGCCGCCGAGCGCTTCGGCTACGTCCACGTGGTCGAGTACTTCCCGGACCCGTTCGACGCCGACCTCGTCGCCTCGGTGGTCTTCACCCGCGGCGGCGGCGTCGATCCGGCGCGCGAGGGGCTCTTCGCGGCGATCCCGACGCGCGCCACCTGCCAGCGGGCCTTTCGCGCCGGCGAGGTCGACGACACGGCGCTCGCGGCGCTCGAAGCGGCGACGCACGAGCCGGGCGTCGCCGTGCACCTGACGAGCGACGCCGGGATCCGCGAGCGCGCCGAGGCGCTCTGTCTCGAAGCCGACGCGCGGCTGTTCAGCGATCCGGCGTTCCGCCAGGAGCTGGCGCGCTGGATCGGCGAAGGGGTGTTCGGCACCTCGTGGTTCGTCTCCAAGCTCGGCGAGCTCGCCGTGCCGCTCTTCAACCTCACCTCGTCGGAGCAGAAGAAGGACCGGGCGCGCCTGGCGAGCGCCCCGGTGCTCGGCCTGATCTCGGCCGAGGCCAACGACCGGCTGAGCCAGGTCCGCGCCGGGCAGGCGTTCGAGCGCCTCTGGCTGCGCGCCACAGCGCTCGGCCTGGCGCTCCAGCCGATGAGCCAGATCGTCCAGCTCGCCGACCTCAAGGCGCAGGTGAGCCAGCTCCTGCCCGACCCCGCCCGCTACCCGATGCAGCCCTTCCGCCTCGGCTTCGGCGACACCGACGCCAAGCGCACGCCACGCCGGCCGCTCGCGGAGGTGTTGCTGGGCTGA
- a CDS encoding GNAT family N-acetyltransferase: MRPDSILIRPARPADAEAIQRLYEALAPNPAIRVLPERIAQVDADPNTELLVAEVEGSVQGAALLTLCLDVMFQNQPFAVLENVVVAPACRGQGVGSALFARLEAIAWERNCSKLMLLSSASRSEAHAFFERLGFDGSAKRGFVKYRRALGGAAKR, encoded by the coding sequence ATGCGACCTGACTCGATCCTCATCCGCCCCGCACGGCCCGCGGACGCCGAGGCCATTCAACGCCTCTATGAAGCGTTGGCGCCGAATCCGGCGATTCGGGTCTTGCCCGAGCGGATCGCCCAGGTGGATGCCGATCCGAACACCGAGCTGCTGGTGGCCGAGGTGGAAGGGAGCGTTCAGGGTGCAGCGCTGCTCACCCTCTGCCTCGACGTGATGTTCCAGAACCAGCCGTTCGCGGTGCTCGAGAACGTCGTCGTGGCTCCCGCGTGCCGCGGCCAGGGCGTGGGCTCGGCGCTGTTCGCTCGGCTCGAAGCGATCGCCTGGGAACGCAACTGCTCGAAGCTCATGCTCCTGAGCTCGGCGAGCCGGAGCGAGGCGCACGCGTTTTTCGAGCGGCTCGGCTTCGACGGGTCGGCCAAGCGTGGGTTCGTCAAGTACCGCCGGGCGCTCGGCGGTGCCGCCAAGCGCTAG
- a CDS encoding sigma-70 family RNA polymerase sigma factor codes for MSSHTSGDGAVGPAAVRSRDEAPLLDRLRRGDEAAFADLVRGHGGRMLAVARRLLRDEEEARDAVQEAFVAAFRGLARFEGHALLGTWLHRIVVNAALMRLRRRKARPEEPIEPLLPAFLEDGHAAEPAAPWAERADELLARREVRDLVRQAIDRLPETYRTVLMLRDIEELDTAEAASLLGVTANAVKIRLHRARQALRAQLDAHLRPHAGEARR; via the coding sequence ATGAGCTCCCACACGAGCGGGGACGGCGCGGTCGGTCCGGCTGCGGTGCGCAGCCGCGACGAGGCGCCGCTTCTCGATCGGCTGCGGCGCGGCGACGAAGCCGCCTTCGCCGACCTGGTGCGCGGGCACGGCGGGCGGATGCTCGCCGTGGCGCGCCGGCTGCTGCGTGACGAGGAAGAGGCGCGCGATGCCGTGCAGGAGGCGTTCGTCGCGGCATTCCGCGGCCTGGCGCGCTTCGAGGGGCACGCGCTCCTCGGCACCTGGCTGCACCGCATCGTCGTCAACGCCGCGCTCATGCGGCTCCGGCGGCGCAAGGCCCGCCCCGAGGAGCCGATCGAGCCGCTCCTGCCCGCCTTTCTCGAGGACGGGCACGCCGCCGAGCCGGCGGCGCCGTGGGCCGAGCGCGCCGACGAGCTGCTCGCCCGCCGCGAGGTGCGCGACCTGGTGCGCCAGGCAATCGACCGGCTACCGGAGACCTACCGCACCGTGCTGATGCTGCGCGACATCGAAGAGCTCGACACCGCCGAAGCGGCCTCGCTGCTCGGCGTCACCGCCAACGCGGTGAAGATCCGCCTCCACCGGGCGCGGCAGGCGCTGCGCGCCCAGCTCGATGCGCACCTGCGCCCCCACGCTGGCGAGGCTCGCCGATGA
- a CDS encoding zf-HC2 domain-containing protein — protein MKLTRTPSGFLPCREILEFLHAYLDDDLEAEERREFDRHLAVCPSCVAYLDTFRTTVELGRHAFDEGRSAASPALDAPPPPLPEDLVAAILAVRG, from the coding sequence ATGAAGCTCACCCGCACCCCCTCCGGTTTCCTGCCCTGCCGTGAGATCCTCGAGTTTCTCCACGCCTACCTCGACGACGACCTCGAGGCCGAGGAGCGCCGGGAGTTCGACCGGCACCTCGCCGTCTGTCCGTCGTGCGTCGCCTATCTCGACACCTTCCGCACCACGGTCGAGCTCGGTCGTCACGCCTTCGACGAAGGCCGCAGCGCCGCGAGCCCGGCGCTCGACGCGCCGCCGCCGCCGCTTCCCGAAGACCTCGTCGCGGCCATCCTCGCCGTCCGCGGTTGA
- a CDS encoding DoxX family protein: MTAELSGTKKVASWVMQLVAAVILGQTLYFKLTAAPESVYIFSTLGLEPAGRIGSAIAEGIAVVLLLLPRRAALGALLALGVMAGAIVSHLTKLGIEVQGDGGLLFGLALTVAVAALGVLALRWRELPGLLRRA; the protein is encoded by the coding sequence ATGACGGCGGAGCTTTCGGGAACGAAGAAGGTCGCGAGCTGGGTGATGCAGCTCGTTGCAGCGGTGATCCTCGGACAGACGCTCTACTTCAAGCTGACGGCGGCACCGGAATCGGTCTACATCTTCTCGACGCTCGGCCTCGAGCCGGCGGGGCGGATCGGCTCGGCGATCGCCGAGGGAATCGCCGTCGTCCTGCTCCTCCTGCCGCGGCGTGCGGCGCTCGGCGCCCTGCTGGCGCTCGGCGTGATGGCGGGGGCGATCGTCTCGCACCTGACGAAGCTCGGCATCGAGGTGCAGGGCGACGGCGGGCTGCTCTTCGGCCTCGCGTTGACGGTCGCCGTGGCGGCGCTCGGCGTGCTGGCGCTGCGCTGGCGTGAGCTGCCAGGGCTATTACGCCGAGCCTGA